DNA sequence from the Candidatus Hydrogenedentota bacterium genome:
CCGGCGGCTACGTCCTCGTCAGCGAAAGCGGCATCCACACCCGCGAACACGTCCGCCGCCTCGAAGACGGCGGCGTCGACGCCATCCTCGTCGGCGAAGCCCTCGTCAAAAGCGGGGACATCGGCGGCAAAATCCGCGAACTATTGGGCCTTGACGAGATTTAGAATCTCTTTTGCTTTGTTGAAATCCCAGACCCAGAAGTGGTCAACCGCCGCGCGCTCTCCAATTCCTTTTTGGTCCTTTCGATCCTATCGGTCCCATTGGCCCTATCGGTCCCATTGGCCCTATCGGTCCCTTTGGTCCTATCGGTAAATGGGGTAAATGGGGGTAAATGGGTGGTAAATGGGGTAAATGGGGACAGCCACCTGTTATTTTTTGGGGAAACGGTGGCGAACGGGTCGGACCAGCTAGTTCTCTGCAATGCAGTAGAGGTTTTTCCGGCCCTTCAGGTACAGTTCGTTGCCGGCGAAAATGGGAGACGCATCGAAGCCGTCATCGAGGACATTGACGGCCAGAAGTTCGAATGTGTCCGACTTCTTGACGACCGCCACTTTTCCGTCGCGATCGGCGATATATATCTTGTTTCCCGCGCCCGCGGGCGAAGCATAAATCTGCCCCAACTCAGCGATCGCTTGCGCGGTGAAGAGGGGATTGCCAGATTTTGCGTCATAGCAGGACAACACCGCGTTGCGGTCGGCGGTGACGTAAAGACGGTCGTCATAGAGCAATGGTGAGGCCACATACGGTGTTCCCTGCGTGACTTCCCAGGCGATGGCGGGCGTGCCGGTCAAATCGCCGGTATGCGCCAAATCAATGGACTTCAAGGAGTACCCGCGAAATCCACTGGTGCAGTAGACGCGCCCAAATCCGGAGACGGGGGTTGGGATGGTATTGGTGGTGAGACCCGCGCACTCCCAGACAATGTCGCCCGTCTTCGCGTCATAACTGCGAATCCGGTTGGTGGCGGACGTGACGATTTGCAGCGCGCCGTTCACCGCGACAGTCAGCGGCGAACTCCACGCGGTGGCTTCGTCACGCACCTTTTCCCAAAGCGGCGCTCCCGTGTCTTTGTTGAACGCCAGAATTCTCGAGCCGGCTTCGTGGTCCATCAGCACCACAATGGCGTCACCGGCCAAGGCGGGAGAACTTCCTTCGCCGAAGCTGTTTTTCATCTGCATCTTTCCCAAGTCCCGGCCCCACTTCTGGTTGCCCTCCAGGTCGTAGCAGTACAATCCCCGAGACCCGAAGTTGACCCACACCAACGTGCCGTCCGTCACCGGTGAGTTCGAGGCATAGCTGCCTGTGGGATGCCTCCCCTCGTGGGGAACTTCTTCACGG
Encoded proteins:
- a CDS encoding PQQ-binding-like beta-propeller repeat protein translates to MAAKANPPSTWSESQNIKWKTALPGHGNSTPIIWDDKIFIQTAVPTKEETAPPAGPQQGAVQPGGPNPAGPQAATPQPGGPRDGRSREGRSRGGGMRTPPPTFPYKFNVVCFDRQTGKLLWERTAREEVPHEGRHPTGSYASNSPVTDGTLVWVNFGSRGLYCYDLEGNQKWGRDLGKMQMKNSFGEGSSPALAGDAIVVLMDHEAGSRILAFNKDTGAPLWEKVRDEATAWSSPLTVAVNGALQIVTSATNRIRSYDAKTGDIVWECAGLTTNTIPTPVSGFGRVYCTSGFRGYSLKSIDLAHTGDLTGTPAIAWEVTQGTPYVASPLLYDDRLYVTADRNAVLSCYDAKSGNPLFTAQAIAELGQIYASPAGAGNKIYIADRDGKVAVVKKSDTFELLAVNVLDDGFDASPIFAGNELYLKGRKNLYCIAEN